From the genome of Hymenobacter cellulosilyticus, one region includes:
- a CDS encoding GNAT family N-acetyltransferase: MNIVELPPAPARTPIRTPRLTLRPYVAADAEAFFAVIDQERARLQPAFPSRVAAVQTLDDARQVLQGYTQDWSSRRLLVLGIWHTASGAYLGDISLKPVWSRAVTAEIGYYLAADAEGHGYAQEALEAAVVFGFRAPLGATRLDIRCYATNPRSCAVAERAGFRRLPAKPRLWPRKTSPKSIITALRRPLPTSTGRNQLLLSAQSSEQKFLVEVQIQCKGKVNRLVAQIIQRLKARSQHQLIGQLIVAQHPQN, translated from the coding sequence ATGAATATTGTTGAGCTGCCCCCAGCCCCTGCCCGTACGCCCATCCGCACGCCGCGCCTTACGCTCCGCCCCTACGTCGCCGCCGATGCGGAAGCCTTCTTCGCCGTTATCGACCAGGAGCGGGCCCGGCTGCAGCCCGCCTTTCCTTCCCGGGTGGCTGCCGTTCAGACCCTAGACGACGCCCGGCAGGTGCTGCAAGGCTACACCCAGGACTGGAGTTCGCGCCGCCTGCTGGTACTCGGCATCTGGCATACAGCGTCGGGCGCTTACCTGGGTGACATCAGCCTGAAGCCGGTCTGGAGCCGCGCCGTAACGGCCGAAATCGGCTACTATCTGGCCGCCGACGCCGAAGGCCACGGCTACGCCCAGGAAGCCTTGGAAGCTGCCGTAGTCTTCGGGTTCAGGGCCCCGTTAGGTGCCACTCGTCTCGATATTCGCTGCTACGCCACCAACCCGCGCAGCTGTGCCGTAGCCGAGCGGGCCGGCTTCCGGCGGTTGCCGGCCAAGCCCCGCCTGTGGCCCAGAAAAACCAGCCCGAAATCTATTATTACAGCCTTACGCCGACCTCTTCCGACTAGCACGGGCCGAAATCAGCTACTTCTTTCGGCCCAGAGTAGTGAGCAGAAATTCCTGGTTGAAGTTCAGATACAGTGCAAAGGAAAAGTCAATAGACTTGTTGCCCAGATCATACAGCGGCTCAAAGCGCGTAGTCAGCACCAGCTGATCGGCCAGCTGATAGTCGCGCAGCACCCGCAGAATTAG
- the recA gene encoding recombinase RecA, with translation MAAPTTDKAVNPNIEKMKALQLTMDKLDKAYGKGTVMKLSDERVVDIPAISTGSLGLDIALGIGGLPRGRVVEIYGPESSGKTTLTMHCIAEAQKKGGIAAFIDAEHAFDKTYAEKLGIDTTNLLIAQPDNGEQALEIADHLISSGAIDIIVIDSVAALVPKGELEGDMGDSKMGLQARLMSQALRKLTGTINKTGCCCIFINQLREKIGVMFGNPETTTGGNALKFYASVRLDIRRIGQIKEDKDNVTGNRTKVKVVKNKVAPPFKVVEFDIIYGEGISKVGEILDLGVDMGIIAKSGSWFSYDGNRLGQGREGVKQILLDNPELADKIEQQIRDMVKGEPAAALAAIPTDESIAEEDDE, from the coding sequence ATGGCTGCACCCACCACTGATAAAGCTGTCAATCCGAACATCGAGAAGATGAAGGCGCTTCAGCTCACGATGGATAAGCTTGACAAAGCTTACGGTAAAGGCACCGTCATGAAGCTCAGCGACGAGCGCGTGGTCGATATTCCGGCCATCAGCACCGGCTCGCTCGGTCTTGATATTGCGCTCGGCATCGGCGGCTTGCCCCGCGGCCGGGTCGTTGAAATCTACGGTCCTGAATCGAGCGGTAAAACGACGCTCACGATGCACTGCATCGCCGAGGCCCAGAAGAAAGGCGGTATCGCCGCGTTTATCGACGCCGAGCACGCCTTCGACAAAACCTACGCTGAAAAGCTGGGTATCGACACAACCAACCTGCTGATTGCTCAGCCCGACAACGGTGAGCAAGCACTGGAAATAGCCGACCACCTGATTTCCTCGGGTGCTATCGACATCATCGTAATTGACTCCGTAGCTGCTCTGGTGCCCAAAGGCGAACTGGAAGGCGACATGGGCGACTCCAAGATGGGCCTGCAGGCCCGCCTCATGAGCCAGGCCCTGCGGAAGCTGACCGGTACCATCAACAAGACCGGCTGCTGCTGCATCTTCATCAACCAGCTGCGTGAGAAAATCGGCGTGATGTTCGGCAACCCCGAAACCACGACCGGTGGTAACGCCCTGAAATTCTACGCTTCGGTTCGTCTCGACATTCGTCGTATCGGCCAGATCAAGGAAGACAAGGACAACGTGACCGGTAACCGCACCAAGGTGAAGGTGGTGAAGAACAAAGTAGCGCCACCGTTCAAAGTGGTTGAGTTCGACATCATCTACGGCGAAGGCATCAGCAAAGTCGGCGAGATTCTCGACCTGGGCGTCGACATGGGCATCATTGCCAAGTCGGGCTCCTGGTTCTCTTACGACGGTAACCGCCTCGGTCAGGGCCGGGAGGGCGTCAAGCAGATTCTGCTCGACAACCCCGAGCTGGCCGACAAAATCGAGCAGCAGATTCGCGACATGGTGAAAGGTGAGCCCGCAGCAGCGCTGGCCGCCATTCCCACCGACGAGTCAATTGCTGAGGAAGACGACGAGTAA
- a CDS encoding DUF3108 domain-containing protein, whose translation MLLAFCAFLWSFDTAKTERTIPNHSFTKGEVLRYKVHYGLINAAEATVELSDEIHKVNDRPCYKATVTGKTIGSFDFFLRIRDTWRSYIDTTSILPQRFFQNIEENSFRKKEYMEFDHDKNVVQVETHRKQDPAKKGTFKTPDNIQDIVSGFYFLRTLNYDNRKIGEVIRVQGFFDDEVFNMDVTYKGKETVETKAGVIRAIRLVPKMPENKIFKGENAVSVYLSDDRNKIPVLFQAEMFVGSVKVDMYKYQGLRNRLNLVAKN comes from the coding sequence TTGCTTCTTGCTTTTTGTGCGTTTTTGTGGTCGTTTGACACAGCCAAGACTGAGCGCACTATTCCCAATCATAGCTTTACCAAAGGTGAGGTGCTGCGCTACAAGGTGCACTACGGCCTGATCAACGCGGCCGAAGCCACGGTGGAGCTCTCCGACGAGATTCATAAAGTCAACGACCGACCCTGCTATAAGGCCACCGTTACGGGAAAAACCATCGGCTCCTTCGACTTTTTCCTGCGCATCCGCGACACCTGGCGCTCCTACATCGATACGACCAGCATCCTGCCCCAGCGCTTTTTTCAGAATATCGAGGAAAACAGCTTCCGCAAAAAGGAGTACATGGAGTTCGACCACGATAAAAACGTGGTGCAGGTGGAAACCCACCGCAAGCAGGACCCGGCCAAGAAAGGCACCTTCAAAACGCCCGACAACATTCAGGACATCGTCAGCGGCTTCTACTTCCTGCGGACCCTGAACTACGACAACCGCAAAATCGGGGAGGTCATCCGGGTGCAGGGCTTCTTCGACGATGAAGTGTTCAACATGGACGTGACCTACAAGGGTAAGGAAACGGTAGAAACCAAAGCCGGCGTGATTCGCGCCATCCGCCTGGTTCCGAAGATGCCCGAAAACAAGATTTTCAAAGGAGAAAACGCCGTGTCGGTATACCTCTCCGACGACCGGAATAAAATCCCGGTGCTGTTTCAGGCTGAAATGTTCGTTGGCTCCGTCAAAGTCGATATGTACAAGTACCAAGGCCTGCGAAACCGGTTGAACCTGGTGGCCAAAAATTGA
- a CDS encoding response regulator transcription factor, protein MHPTPSSNAYKILVVDDDPDIVELLEYNLRKEGYIVASAPDGRKALEVAPQFGPDIILLDVMMPHLDGIDTCRQLRAMARFKETYIIFLTARAEEFSEVAAFDAGADDFIAKPIKPRALMSRLAAYVRRDHETSAVSETIEINGLTIDRTGFAVFQEGRKISLPKKEFELLAFLAASPHKVFGREELLQNIWGNDVFVLARTVDVHVRKVREKVGDHHIQTIKGVGYKFNAD, encoded by the coding sequence GTGCACCCTACTCCTTCCTCCAACGCCTACAAGATTCTGGTAGTCGATGATGACCCGGACATCGTGGAACTGCTTGAGTACAACCTGCGCAAAGAAGGCTATATCGTGGCCAGCGCCCCCGACGGCCGCAAAGCCCTGGAAGTTGCGCCCCAATTCGGGCCCGACATCATTCTGCTCGACGTGATGATGCCCCACCTCGACGGCATCGACACCTGCCGGCAGCTGCGGGCCATGGCACGCTTCAAGGAAACGTACATTATCTTCCTGACGGCCCGGGCCGAGGAATTCTCGGAAGTAGCCGCCTTCGACGCCGGTGCCGACGACTTTATTGCTAAGCCCATTAAGCCCCGGGCCCTAATGAGCCGCCTTGCTGCCTACGTGCGCCGCGACCATGAAACCTCGGCCGTGTCGGAAACCATTGAAATCAACGGGCTGACCATTGACCGCACCGGCTTTGCCGTGTTCCAGGAAGGCCGCAAGATTTCCCTGCCCAAGAAGGAGTTTGAGCTGCTGGCTTTTCTGGCCGCCTCCCCTCATAAGGTATTTGGCCGCGAGGAGCTGCTGCAGAACATCTGGGGCAACGACGTCTTCGTTCTGGCCCGCACCGTGGACGTGCACGTGCGCAAAGTCCGGGAGAAAGTCGGGGACCACCACATCCAGACCATCAAGGGCGTCGGCTACAAGTTCAACGCTGATTAA
- a CDS encoding sensor histidine kinase — protein MNISSRTIAILIALLVACVLVTFAWIAPTLPFQEASLAMGITVAACFLLVYLSFEALLFREINNIYAGLENIKRKEFRRLSNKFLFRPEPLKRMRDEILEMAERKEREIDELKRLQVLRREFLADVSHELKTPIFAAQGFLHTVLDGDMDDDFLRQKFLNKAATSLDTLDALVQDLVTISQLEKGVVRMRKQNFDLAALVREIFEQLEMKAAQRNVTLELFPPSLDTEHLPVLADRNRIRQVLVNLIDNAIKYGKEAGHVTVSLVESSKTVRVAVRDDGAGIPKQHQNRIFERFYRIDKSRSRDSGGSGLGLAISKHIVESHKSVIRVRSEVGVGTTLEFKLPKPRLPKAPTEVSAPEA, from the coding sequence GTGAATATCTCGTCCCGCACTATTGCCATCCTGATTGCGCTGCTTGTGGCCTGCGTGCTGGTTACGTTTGCCTGGATAGCGCCTACGCTGCCGTTTCAGGAGGCTTCCCTGGCTATGGGTATCACGGTGGCGGCCTGTTTTCTGCTGGTGTATCTATCGTTTGAGGCCCTGCTCTTCCGGGAAATCAACAACATCTACGCCGGCCTGGAGAATATCAAGCGCAAGGAGTTTCGGCGGCTGTCCAACAAGTTTCTGTTTCGGCCCGAGCCACTGAAGCGCATGCGGGATGAAATCCTGGAAATGGCTGAGCGCAAGGAACGGGAGATTGACGAGCTCAAACGCCTGCAGGTGCTGCGCCGGGAGTTTCTGGCCGATGTGTCGCACGAGCTCAAAACACCCATTTTTGCCGCCCAGGGCTTTTTGCACACCGTGCTGGATGGCGACATGGACGACGACTTCCTGCGCCAGAAATTCCTGAATAAAGCCGCTACCAGCCTCGACACGCTCGACGCCTTGGTACAGGACTTGGTGACTATTTCCCAGCTGGAAAAAGGCGTGGTGCGCATGCGCAAGCAGAACTTCGACCTGGCAGCCTTGGTCCGGGAAATTTTCGAGCAGTTGGAGATGAAAGCCGCTCAGCGCAACGTGACGCTGGAGCTGTTCCCACCTAGCCTCGACACCGAACACCTGCCCGTGCTGGCCGACCGGAACCGCATCCGGCAAGTGCTGGTCAACCTGATTGACAACGCCATCAAGTACGGCAAGGAAGCCGGCCACGTCACAGTGAGCCTCGTGGAAAGCAGCAAAACCGTACGCGTGGCCGTGCGCGACGACGGAGCCGGTATTCCGAAGCAGCACCAGAACCGCATCTTTGAGCGGTTTTACCGCATCGACAAAAGCCGCTCCCGCGACTCCGGCGGCTCGGGTCTGGGCCTGGCCATCAGCAAGCACATTGTAGAGTCCCATAAGTCGGTGATTCGGGTGCGCAGCGAGGTAGGCGTGGGCACTACCCTGGAGTTTAAACTGCCCAAGCCCCGCCTGCCCAAAGCTCCGACAGAAGTTAGTGCGCCCGAAGCCTAA
- a CDS encoding RluA family pseudouridine synthase: MKKHLDFKDLILFEDDDFVVINKPPFLATLDERVGGAPNILRMAREYSDDMQACHRLDKETSGALALAKNPEAYRHLSMQFENREVKKLYHAVAWGVHQFDNKLVDRSIETTTKGKARLAYKGKPAETYFTTLEPFARHTLVQCVPITGRMHQIRLHLMYLQAPIVGDVVYGGEDFYLSTLKKKFNMKDGEEEQPFIKRFALHAAKLTFALLNGEEVTVEAPYPKDFRVLVDTLRQYS, translated from the coding sequence ATGAAGAAGCACTTAGATTTTAAAGACCTGATTCTGTTTGAGGACGACGACTTCGTGGTCATCAACAAACCGCCGTTCTTAGCCACGCTCGACGAGCGGGTAGGCGGCGCGCCCAACATCCTGCGCATGGCCCGGGAGTATTCCGACGACATGCAGGCCTGCCACCGCCTCGACAAGGAAACCTCGGGCGCCCTGGCCCTGGCTAAAAACCCGGAGGCCTACCGCCACCTCTCCATGCAGTTCGAGAACCGCGAGGTCAAGAAGCTTTACCACGCCGTGGCCTGGGGCGTACACCAGTTCGACAACAAGCTGGTGGACCGCAGCATTGAAACCACGACCAAGGGCAAGGCACGCCTGGCCTACAAAGGCAAGCCCGCCGAAACTTACTTCACCACCCTGGAGCCTTTTGCCCGCCACACTCTAGTGCAGTGTGTACCTATTACCGGCCGTATGCACCAGATCCGCCTGCACCTGATGTATCTGCAGGCCCCCATCGTGGGCGACGTAGTGTACGGCGGTGAAGACTTCTACCTCTCGACCCTAAAGAAGAAGTTTAACATGAAGGATGGGGAGGAAGAGCAGCCCTTCATCAAACGCTTTGCCCTGCACGCGGCCAAGCTGACGTTTGCCCTTCTTAATGGCGAGGAAGTAACCGTGGAAGCCCCTTACCCCAAGGATTTCCGGGTGCTGGTCGACACCCTGCGGCAGTATAGCTAA
- the rplM gene encoding 50S ribosomal protein L13 codes for MDHLSFKTVSVNKANANKGWVVIDAGDNTLGRLSSQVANILRGKHKPSFTPNSDCGDSVIVINADKLRVTGKKMTDKIYVSHSGYPGGQKRKSMREVMERSSTRVIEHAVRGMLPGNRLGREQFRNLFVYEGAEHPHQAQQPVAVDLKNL; via the coding sequence ATGGATCATCTGAGCTTCAAGACGGTGTCCGTCAACAAAGCCAACGCCAACAAGGGCTGGGTCGTGATTGATGCTGGTGACAACACCCTGGGCCGTCTGTCCAGTCAAGTTGCCAACATTCTCCGCGGCAAACACAAGCCTTCGTTCACGCCCAACTCTGATTGCGGCGATTCGGTTATCGTTATCAACGCCGACAAACTGCGCGTGACGGGTAAAAAGATGACCGACAAAATTTACGTGTCGCACTCTGGTTACCCCGGTGGCCAGAAGCGCAAGTCGATGCGTGAGGTCATGGAGCGTTCCTCGACCCGCGTTATCGAGCACGCTGTACGCGGCATGCTGCCCGGCAACCGTCTGGGCCGTGAGCAATTCCGCAACCTGTTCGTGTACGAAGGTGCCGAGCATCCCCACCAAGCTCAGCAGCCGGTAGCTGTTGATCTGAAGAACCTGTAA
- the rpsI gene encoding 30S ribosomal protein S9, giving the protein MEISNTSGRRKTSVARIYMQAGQGNITINGREMKAYFGNELLENIVNQPLNTVEQLNQYDIKVNVRGGGISAQAEAIRLAISKALVGDNAEVRPALKKEGFLTRDPRMVERKKFGKRKARRSFQFSKR; this is encoded by the coding sequence ATGGAAATCTCCAACACCTCTGGTAGAAGAAAAACCTCGGTGGCTCGCATCTACATGCAAGCCGGGCAAGGGAATATCACTATCAACGGCCGGGAAATGAAAGCCTACTTTGGCAATGAACTCCTGGAAAACATCGTGAACCAGCCTTTGAACACGGTTGAGCAACTCAACCAGTATGACATCAAGGTGAACGTGCGCGGTGGTGGCATCTCGGCTCAGGCTGAGGCTATCCGTTTGGCCATCTCGAAAGCCCTCGTGGGTGACAACGCCGAAGTGCGTCCCGCCCTGAAAAAAGAAGGCTTCCTGACCCGTGACCCCCGCATGGTGGAACGCAAAAAGTTCGGCAAGCGCAAGGCTCGTCGTTCGTTCCAGTTCTCGAAACGCTAA
- the rpsB gene encoding 30S ribosomal protein S2: MAQSTTYKELLDAGAHFGHLTRKWDPKMAPYIFMEKNGIHIIDLNKTLVSLEQAATAIRNIAKSGRKVMFVATKKQAQEIVTEEAKRLKMPFVTDRWLGGMLTNFATVRKSLKKMSTIDKMVKENTAYAALAKRERLMLSREREKLERVLGGIADLSRLPAALFVVDVKREHIAVKEAQKLGIPVFAICDTNSNPELVNFPIPANDDASKSISLIVGIISKAIEEGLSERKVDKDEADKKQSEDEGIQEKLAADE; this comes from the coding sequence ATGGCTCAGTCCACCACGTATAAAGAACTGCTCGACGCAGGTGCCCACTTTGGTCACCTTACGCGCAAGTGGGACCCGAAAATGGCGCCGTACATCTTCATGGAGAAGAACGGCATCCATATCATTGACCTGAACAAAACCCTGGTTTCGCTGGAGCAAGCTGCCACTGCTATCCGCAACATCGCCAAGAGCGGTCGGAAAGTAATGTTCGTTGCTACCAAGAAGCAGGCTCAGGAAATCGTTACCGAAGAGGCCAAGCGCCTGAAAATGCCATTCGTTACCGACCGGTGGTTGGGTGGCATGCTCACCAACTTCGCCACGGTTCGCAAGTCGCTGAAGAAAATGAGCACCATCGACAAGATGGTGAAGGAAAACACGGCCTACGCAGCACTTGCAAAGCGTGAGCGTCTGATGCTGTCGCGCGAGCGGGAGAAGCTGGAGCGTGTACTGGGCGGCATTGCCGACCTGAGCCGCCTGCCTGCTGCCCTGTTCGTAGTGGACGTAAAGCGTGAGCACATTGCCGTTAAAGAAGCCCAGAAACTCGGTATCCCCGTTTTCGCTATCTGCGATACGAACTCGAACCCCGAGCTGGTAAACTTCCCCATCCCTGCTAACGACGACGCCTCGAAGTCAATTTCGCTGATCGTAGGTATCATCAGCAAGGCTATCGAAGAAGGCTTGTCGGAGCGCAAAGTCGACAAAGACGAAGCGGACAAGAAGCAGTCGGAAGACGAAGGCATCCAAGAGAAGCTGGCCGCCGACGAATAG
- the tsf gene encoding translation elongation factor Ts, with amino-acid sequence MAAITAADVNKLRTMTGAGMMDCKKALTEADGDFEAARDILRKQGQKIADKRADNETSEGFVAVAVSEDGTTGKLVALACETESVAKVANFRELVQRILDAAVRTNATSQEELLATKEEDGLTIQEHITDLMGKIGEKLNLTYVTLTAEKVASYIHSDSKKGVLVGLKNVGGADIAAVGRDVAMQIVAMKPVAVDKDGVDASITEREIEIGKEQARAEGKPEAMLEKIAQGKLNKFYKENTLLNQEFVKDNSLTIAQLLDKTSKGMTVTDFKRVAIGA; translated from the coding sequence ATGGCCGCAATTACCGCCGCAGACGTGAACAAGCTCCGCACCATGACCGGTGCAGGCATGATGGATTGCAAAAAAGCGCTGACCGAAGCCGATGGCGACTTCGAAGCTGCTCGTGACATTCTGCGCAAGCAGGGTCAGAAGATTGCTGACAAGCGTGCTGACAACGAAACGTCGGAAGGCTTTGTAGCCGTAGCTGTAAGCGAAGACGGCACCACCGGCAAGCTGGTGGCCTTGGCCTGCGAAACGGAATCGGTAGCCAAGGTTGCCAACTTCCGCGAGCTGGTACAGCGCATCCTCGATGCTGCCGTACGTACCAACGCTACGTCGCAGGAAGAGCTGCTGGCTACCAAGGAAGAAGATGGCCTGACCATTCAGGAGCACATCACCGACCTGATGGGCAAAATCGGCGAGAAGCTGAACCTGACTTACGTTACCCTGACCGCTGAGAAAGTAGCTTCTTACATCCACTCGGACAGCAAGAAAGGCGTACTCGTAGGCCTGAAGAACGTAGGTGGTGCTGACATCGCTGCCGTAGGCCGCGACGTAGCTATGCAGATCGTAGCCATGAAGCCCGTAGCCGTTGACAAAGACGGTGTAGACGCTTCGATCACCGAGCGCGAAATTGAAATCGGCAAAGAGCAGGCGCGTGCCGAAGGCAAGCCCGAGGCTATGCTGGAGAAAATTGCTCAGGGCAAGCTGAACAAGTTCTACAAGGAAAACACCCTGTTGAACCAGGAGTTCGTGAAAGACAACTCGCTGACCATCGCTCAGCTGCTCGACAAAACGTCGAAAGGCATGACCGTAACCGACTTCAAGCGCGTGGCCATCGGTGCCTAA
- a CDS encoding DUF3089 domain-containing protein gives MRTSLLFRSVCLSVALLATSSLSSCLKVIKPGKQFTAYRPATMPDYAQPDNWAALPTRRDSADVVPLGSGLRDNQKNAVADVFYVHPTTFLRSESWNADLSDERLNRFTDNSTIRKQATVYNAAARIYAPRYRQATLYSFFDEKTTNGKDALELAYSDVKAAFQYYLAHYNQGRPIIIAGHSQGTFHATRLLHEFFDNDAKLRKQLVVAYLIGFKVKTDEYQAMRPCEDSTQTGCYVGWNSVETGNEYPPFAGGLATNPLTWTLDTTVVPARLNRGGVPLAFNRIDTAVVGAQVHRGLLWINVPKPIGYPRFLLPGQPQLRHSFHIADYALFYLNLRRNAVTRVQAYTAQPQRP, from the coding sequence ATGCGTACTTCTCTTCTATTCCGGTCGGTTTGCCTGAGCGTGGCGCTGCTGGCCACGAGCAGCTTAAGCTCCTGCCTGAAGGTAATTAAGCCCGGCAAGCAATTCACCGCCTATCGGCCCGCCACCATGCCCGACTATGCCCAGCCCGACAACTGGGCCGCGCTGCCCACCCGCCGCGACTCGGCCGATGTGGTGCCGCTGGGCTCGGGGCTGCGCGACAACCAGAAAAACGCCGTGGCCGACGTGTTCTACGTGCATCCCACTACCTTCCTCAGGAGTGAGTCCTGGAATGCTGACCTTTCGGATGAGCGTTTGAACCGCTTTACTGACAACAGCACAATTCGCAAGCAGGCCACGGTGTACAATGCGGCGGCCCGTATCTACGCTCCGCGCTACCGCCAGGCCACGCTTTACTCGTTCTTCGACGAGAAGACCACCAATGGCAAGGATGCCCTCGAACTGGCGTACTCCGATGTAAAAGCCGCTTTCCAGTACTATCTGGCCCACTACAACCAAGGCCGGCCCATCATTATAGCAGGCCACAGCCAGGGCACGTTTCACGCCACCCGCCTGCTCCACGAGTTCTTCGACAACGACGCCAAGCTGCGCAAACAGCTCGTAGTGGCCTACCTCATCGGCTTCAAGGTAAAAACCGATGAGTACCAGGCTATGCGCCCCTGCGAAGATTCTACTCAAACCGGCTGCTACGTGGGCTGGAACTCGGTAGAGACGGGCAATGAGTACCCGCCCTTTGCCGGCGGCTTGGCTACGAATCCGCTCACCTGGACCCTTGACACTACCGTGGTTCCGGCCCGGTTGAATAGGGGAGGAGTGCCGCTGGCCTTTAATCGGATTGATACGGCCGTAGTAGGTGCTCAGGTGCACCGCGGCCTGCTTTGGATCAACGTGCCCAAGCCCATCGGCTACCCGCGCTTCCTGCTGCCCGGCCAGCCCCAGCTCCGCCACTCTTTCCACATTGCCGACTACGCCCTGTTCTACCTCAACCTGCGCCGCAATGCAGTTACCCGAGTGCAGGCCTACACCGCCCAGCCCCAACGCCCGTAA
- a CDS encoding SHOCT domain-containing protein — MEKDPSPLDTLRQLKEWLDAGTITPAEFDTLKRKLLFSEQNAATPPAPASPVPPVAPITPASPVPVPPLVPPSAVTPPSGGGFTDTPTPPPVVMAPLVSEPERPVTPPISSLPPVTPTAPPVVPVNPSSPTETYSYTRERPAEPIYTNVPTESFEANELPDEPDETPYVAPARNPLSTVLIVGGILALLALIAYLTLGNRESEHLSSKSRTEQDSLSTTPEVGPQAEQIDLPPAAAPETVRVAPVVPPTAAPAEDTATTTAAPAAEATPAAPPVDESAVRSRIESTLSAYYEDMKAAPFSASQYFSPSVERFYTLQNTTPAAINEELTKSHFPEFLEASTEIEPGSLQISDVANDGSRVVTFLEKSQAFRQSQQKHQQTRAQVRVRFDKNYKIKYLRQERLLENTFTD, encoded by the coding sequence ATGGAAAAAGACCCGTCCCCTCTCGATACCCTGCGCCAGCTCAAGGAATGGCTGGACGCGGGCACCATCACGCCCGCCGAGTTTGACACGCTGAAGCGCAAGTTGCTGTTCAGTGAGCAAAACGCGGCTACGCCTCCCGCCCCAGCTTCCCCGGTGCCACCGGTAGCGCCCATCACGCCCGCCAGCCCGGTACCAGTTCCGCCACTGGTGCCGCCGAGTGCTGTTACTCCGCCCTCGGGCGGAGGCTTCACCGACACGCCCACACCGCCCCCGGTAGTAATGGCGCCGCTGGTGTCGGAGCCCGAGCGGCCCGTTACGCCGCCAATTTCGTCGTTGCCGCCCGTTACACCCACGGCCCCGCCGGTAGTGCCCGTAAACCCTAGCAGCCCGACGGAAACCTATAGCTACACCCGGGAGCGGCCTGCCGAGCCGATTTATACCAACGTACCAACTGAAAGCTTCGAGGCCAACGAACTGCCCGACGAACCCGACGAAACGCCTTACGTGGCCCCGGCCCGCAACCCGCTTTCTACCGTGCTCATCGTGGGTGGCATTCTGGCTTTGCTGGCTTTGATTGCCTACCTCACGCTTGGCAACCGCGAGTCGGAGCACCTAAGCAGCAAGAGCCGCACCGAGCAGGACAGCCTAAGCACCACGCCGGAAGTAGGCCCCCAGGCCGAGCAGATTGACCTGCCGCCCGCTGCCGCTCCCGAAACCGTGCGCGTGGCCCCCGTAGTGCCGCCTACTGCTGCTCCGGCTGAGGATACCGCCACTACGACGGCGGCTCCAGCCGCTGAGGCAACGCCCGCCGCGCCGCCCGTCGACGAAAGCGCCGTGCGTAGCCGCATCGAGAGCACGCTTTCGGCCTACTACGAAGACATGAAAGCTGCGCCCTTCAGCGCCAGCCAGTACTTTTCCCCGTCCGTGGAGCGCTTCTACACCCTACAGAATACGACGCCGGCCGCCATCAACGAGGAGCTGACCAAAAGCCACTTTCCCGAGTTCCTGGAGGCTTCCACCGAAATTGAGCCCGGTAGCCTGCAAATCAGCGACGTAGCCAATGATGGTTCGCGCGTGGTTACGTTTCTGGAGAAAAGTCAGGCCTTCCGCCAGTCCCAGCAAAAGCACCAGCAAACCCGGGCCCAGGTGCGGGTCCGGTTTGATAAGAACTACAAAATCAAGTACCTGCGTCAGGAGCGCCTCCTGGAAAACACCTTCACTGACTAG